The region AGGGAACGAACCACATGGCTTCAACCAACTGGCTGTATCCACGGTGGGATGCCACAGGTCAACACAGCTACTGAGCATTAAATTAAGCAGCAGAGCTGTCAGCTGAGTGAGCTGTGGTCCCTGTGGACACAACTAATAGCAAAATCTACCTCCATAGACAGGGCAAGCCTGAAGCAAAACACAAGATGCATAGGCAAGAAAATGCATGCATGGTGCATGTAAATGCACCATTAACACCCCACTGCGCTTTGTCCTTGCCATTCCCGACTGCTTTTACCCCACACAGCCTGTGTGTATGGCAGCAGTAAACATCTCTAACGATCCTTTTTGATGTGCAGTCTTGGAACAGTCATGAAGAGCGAACAAAGATGCAGTGAAATGCACCTAAAGTAATAATCAGCAGCGTTGGGCTGTCCATAGGTTCTGCAAGATCAAGAGGATTTGATCTTGCTGTTAATCTGGGGAAAGAACAGATGTGGAAGAGACGGGCTCCTGCTGCCAGGGGCAAGCCTTCCTAGCAAGACAACGGGTAAGCAAGCTGCGCAAGAGAGACTCAAACAGCCTTAGCAGGAGGCAGCAATGCCTCCCAGTGACTGCTCTTGTGAAGATGTGCCCTAGCAAAGGGGAAGCAAAATGTCATGAGTCAGTATAGACACCAGGGAGGTAAGCTATAAAGGTGCAATGCAAATAGCACAAATTAATATAAAAGCAGTTAACTACAGAGCCTCTGCCCTGTACCTTTACCTCAGGCTCTCCTCTGACACCACATCTACACAAGCAGAATCACTTTCCAGACTAAGAAGCCCGAAAAAAAGCTGTTGCAGGTGGTGACAAGAGGTTTCTCCTTTCAGATCTCAGGGCAGCGTAGCTTTCAGGTGAGCTGTAAGACATGGCCAACTGTGGGGATCATTAGGGACCCAAATCCCATTTCcgaaacagaagaaaatttgcCTTTTGCATCCTACTTCTCCAAATAGCCCCCGCCCAAAAGCTGTGGGTATTTCCCATCCAAATTATTCTGTTACCTTGTGCTGCGCTGAATACTTACGGCAGCCACCGCATTTCTCAGACACCATTTCTTTCAGCAATGAAAAAGGTAATCTTTCGCCATCTTCTGCCCCAAACACCTTGGAGTCCTTAAGTATATTACTTCGGTGTGACTTACAGAAACATACAAATATTGAACTGATCTACAGCTAAGGACTGCTTATTctccaaaaagcagcaaaatagcaGTTATTACTGTTCTATAAAGAGAAGACAAATTAATTCATTAGGCTCTGAAAGTCAGTCTGCAAGGCAAAGTCCACGTATGCCCCAGGGAAGCTGGGCAATAAGAGGCTGCATTCAGCAGGGGAATACGGAAGAATGTGGCAGGGCTCAAACTGGGCGAGATGCAAAATCTTTATTCCAGTTCTGAATTGGAAGAAGTACCACCTCCACAGATAATCATTTGACAATTCAGACAGCACAGGGAGAGGTCAGGCTTGCCCAGTGGAGGCACAGACTTAGAGGACACGGTCCTGTAGGCACTTTGAGAGGAAGCTCAGCTTCAAAGTACAAACACTGAACAGTTTGGCTTAAACTTTTAATATAAAAACTCACTGATGTACAAAAATGCTAAAATGTGACAAACCATTGGAAATACTGTGATAACATTCGTCCTTacgcagtaaaaaacaaaacaaacccaaactggTAAGAAGCTTTGAAATGTatgttttcctcttcctccccgcaCATCAGACCGTCATCTACTTAAAACGTTCATCTACAAAAAACATGGCATCTTCACTATGAACTTCAGTGCAACGGGCTACTCTCGATGGACCAGCACAAATAAACCCAGTAAAAAGAGGACTGCATACTGtaaaagaaagcaggagagtCAAGAGTGTGCATTCACATCTAAAGATGCAGTAACAGCAGCAAACGTACAGAGCAAAAAGTTCAGGCTGTATGTACGGAAAGTTCTCATAAAGTAATTTtagctggggagggggaaggaaggagaagatgaACAAGCTCTTACCTTAAATTTTGGATAGTCATTCATTAAGATAGTCACTATTCCAATATAGGGGACAAATCtataaggaaaaaagttttattagAACAAGCAGTATTCCAGGGTGAATACGGACAAGCACTGCCCTGGGACTGTACAAAGGAAGTGCCATTTAAGTGTGTTTTGTCTAGCCAAGCACTATGGTCAACAGGGTTAGgacttccccctcccaagcaaGGAAGACATGAGAGTGGGGGCTGAGTGAATATCCTACCCCCAGGGCATGTTTTCACCTATGCCTTCTTTGGCAGGGGCTCTGAAGCAGGCTGCTTTCCTTCCTGCCTAGTTTTGAGTCTTTCTCTCTCTACTGACATAACTGGCTATTCTTTCCTATGTCAGCATCAATCTTCTTTAATTTCTTGGCACTCAAGGGCTCAATGGCATCTTGAAGTAATCAGACCTAATTAGGTAGTGCTAGAAAAACATTACCCGTTTCACCCAATGCTCCCTTGCTTGTGTCTTCAAACAGGCTGGCTTTTCTTTAAGGCCACTGTAAATGGAGCAGAGATCTGAAAGGCGAGAAGGGACTTTCTCCTAAGCTGTTCTTTTAGATCAAACAAGGTACAGTCATTCAAATTACTCCTTGTTACATATGGTGTGCTGCAAAGGAATTCAACCAGCTTAGAGAGTCACCACCTGCAGCTTGTCACTGACTGCTCATCCTACTTTCCCCAGCTCCTTTTAGCACGGTAAACCCACATCCAGGTGCCAGCAAGTTTCTAGGAGCAAACgttgaaaataaaacattggtGTGGCACGAGCTTGTTAtctgaagaggaggaaaggggtAATCAGTGTCAGGTTTGCAAAGAATGGATTCAAGATAAAAGAACCACAGTGGAGCTGCCTTGGGATAGATGGATTCTGCACAGAAACAGTTTAGCTTGTAGGCTCCCAGCAACCACTCTAGCTAAGACCAAAATATAAACAGCCCCACAATAGAGCCAGGCTATCTACTTTCAATTATTTTGATCCAAATGCTCTTGATGTTTAAAGTGATGTGCCTAGCCATGATTTTGGGTATCAAAAAAGCTTAAGGGTGAGCTTTTTATAACTTTTTAATGCAATTATCAGAAAGAAGGGGTTTTGTCAGCATTGCAGATAGTGGAACTCTTTCACCTAATTGAAGAAAATCCTCAGGAGAAAggacaacttaaaaaaaaaaagaaagaaaaagaaaaaaagcaagctgtgGAGATTAAAAATGGGTGGTAGTTTCCTCCTGTGAGGGGAGGAAAGAATTATTTAGCAAGCAGGCTCTCAAGTTCTCTGTTAACTCTGATGAGAACATACACCATTTCAGCACCTGATTGTGCACACAAGGGATTCCACATTAGAAATTCAGATCTTGCTTGCCTGGAAAGACTGTGATTTGCAAAAGAGTTTTGATGAAAATTCTCATCACACCTTAATGTCTGTGCACTGTCTTTGCATTGATGTCCATTCAGCATCAAAATTTCAGAATGCAGTTCACAGCTTGATAAGTAAAGACTAAAGCCAAACTCAGaactgaattacttttgttttttaactctccACGCTACCTTTTGAAACGCTTTTGCCCAGGTCGCATAAAACCCAGCAGGGAGAGTTCAACGGGAGAGGGCAGATGGCTTTGGGGGAGGGCACTGCAATAAGCTGCATCTTTCTCAACTTCACTTACCCTCTTGCTCTTCCTACTACATCCTTTTTCTCCAGCCAGTGCTGCCCTTGTTTGTACAGCCCTCTGTCATCAACAGCATTATTGTCTCCCTTTGTCAAAAATTTGATGTCACCATTTTGCCTAGCAAAGATACGAGAGCCagttaggggaggaaaaaagacttGTTAACATCTGTTCTAGACAAGCACACAGAAACTAACACAAAGATAGCAGAAGCAATCATGTCCTTAGATGTTCAAGGAGAATGAAATAGGGTAACTCACTCTGTTAAATACAGTGGAAAGCAGACTGtttgaaaaaaacctgcaaacaAAAGAATGAGTTCTGGCCCCAGCCAAGCTCAACACAgagcagcttttctgcagagtttAAGAACAGAACCAGCATGATAAGCCATGTCTAGTGAAGGTGCAGCTATTGTGTCTCTTtgcttttggtttctcttctgttGATGCTTCTCTTGCTGTATATACAAATGTTGGGCTGTGCTCTATACTGCCCTCAGACTTTTGGGTTAAAACAGACAGGTCTACTCAGTAGTGGTCTGAAGCAAGCTGAATCTTAGAAATAATTAGGAAGGGGGAACAAAACTAAACAGAGGATCCCATTTATGATAACGTATGAGCTCACGACGTGCCTACATCTTGAATACTTTGTGCACCCCCTACATCCTTTTTTTGAAATGGAGAGAAGAACTGGAAAA is a window of Dromaius novaehollandiae isolate bDroNov1 chromosome 10, bDroNov1.hap1, whole genome shotgun sequence DNA encoding:
- the SEC11A gene encoding signal peptidase complex catalytic subunit SEC11A isoform X4; amino-acid sequence: MLSLDFLDDVRRMNKRQLYYQVLNFGMIVSSALMIWKGLMVVTGSESPIVVVLRQNGDIKFLTKGDNNAVDDRGLYKQGQHWLEKKDVVGRARGFVPYIGIVTILMNDYPKFKYAVLFLLGLFVLVHRE